The window ATTTCCATGGGTTACCTGCAGACAACGACATGGAAAAAGATACATGGAGCTTTAAGTCAATGGCGGATGATCCGATGGATTTTGCCTTTGGGTCGCCAGCtaacaagaagaagaatgcCTTCAAGCTGTGAGTGTAACCTATATGATGTGCTTCTTAAACCATCTTTGCGTCTAAGCTAATATTTTTTCTCCATTGTGATGGATTACATCTTTAAGATGCGGTTGCTTGACAACAATGTCTAGGCAGGCTCTCATATAAGTTCTGTATCTATGTCTCCTTTTCAGGGATATGGGTTTCGATTTTGATGGAGATTTTGGAAATTCATCATCATTCAAAATGGATATGCCAGACTTCGATTTCTCCAGCCCAGCCAAGAAAACCACAAAAGCGAAAGAAAGCCCTGGTGATAAATCTAGTGGAGATTTAAAGCAGAAAAAGAATCCATTTCACTTCTCTTATGACTTTGATGCGTATGAATCTCTACTAAAACAGTACCCTTCTAAGAAATCCTATGTCAATCTGAATTTTACTTAGCACTATTCTTATCTGCAAGCAGGTTGGACGACTTTAATCTTGATTCAAGCCCACCGAAGAAGGGAACCAAGACAACGACCAAGGTCATGGATTTCGAAGAAATTGATAAGTCTGGCTCTTTGGACTTTGGTCACGACTCACCGATAACTAGACAAGCTGCCTCCGTGTCAAACACCGATGTCAAGGAAAAAGCTTCTGCTGAAAAAGAGAACCTAAATTCCAAGACTACAGATACTATGGTTGTGGAGAGTAGCGCACACTCGAAGCAAGCTACAGAAGAGAGGATGGAGAACTCTGAGGCTGTGGAATCACCCCAAGGTCTAAGGATAAAAACCTCAACTACTCATACAATGTGTCTGCAACCTCAATCTGTAGACGCTTCACCATTGAAGACATCATGTGTAATGCTTGAAGACACAGATGATCCATGTCTTTCAAACGAGACCGCAGCACCCTCGCCATTACATGCTTCTGAGACTACACATACTGCTGCAAACAGAGAAATCAGTCCAGATATCAACGAAATCTGCAGGTCTAGCTCAAAAGAAGACTCTCCTAGAGATCCAGAACAGAATGCAAACAAAGATATGATTTCCGCAATGGACACAAGCTATGAAAAGGCTGAACAGACTAAACCAAGCATCTCATCTCAGTTATGTTTGGACAAAATGGATTGGCAACAGGAAGAAATGGGTATAGGCACTCAGGCAGAAAAGCAGGATCACACTAGAAGAACATCATCTGATCCAGATCATGGACATCCTCAAACAACTCTCTCAGGAAAAATATCACCAAGCTCTCGTCAAAGCCAAGCTGCTCAAGTACAAGATTCGAGTGGAAAACTACCACTGGATACATCCCACAGGTTAAAAAAACCAAAACTACTTTATGCTTTAACGTTATCCCAGTAAACTTGGAAAATGGAATTAATGTCTAACTGCTCTATTCTGTAAATTGAGTGCAGCGTGCCAGGGCTCAGTGATttaaaaatcacccaaaacaaAGACTCAGGACTTATCAGATCCAAATTTTTTAAGAAGACAGAAAAACCACAATCCCATGTACTGAAGTCCTCTCTAACTCAAACAGAGAGTCGGCCAGTGACCCGAGAAAAGATTGCGGTTAATATGAACCTTACAAATGATAGAAGGTactatttattttcttcattGTCTGTCTAACTAGCTTTTCACTAATATTTTCCTCTCCAAAATGCAGACATGATATCCAAGATGTGTTGCCTGGATCCAAAACTAGAACATGTCCAGTTGAGCTTGTGAAAACGGATTCTGAAATAGCAAATGTCAATTCTATCAGGTAATGCTCTGGGATTATATGCTAAAACATAAGAATAAggttctctctttcttttaaGGTGATAAATATAAGCTAGGTAACAAACTCGATTGTTTTTACCAGCAGGTCTCATAAAAAGATAATCCACAAGGACCATTCAAATGTCAAGACTGCAGAAAATGTGGCTGCACAGTTGGATCATTTAAAGATGCAATCTAAAAATACAACTAGAGAGAAGTCTATCTTGCAGATCAATATAAGGTGAGATAAACTTGTTTTACGTTACTTCTTTCCTATCTGTTGCCATGCTCGTGATTCCCTAAGTAGGTTACTTCCTCATTGTGTATAAATTTGTATCTGCTAAAAAATTTATCTCTAgaaagttttattaatttttatggattttgtCACAGCTCAAAACTCGATGCTTCTAGCTTGACTCAGAAGCTAAGTAAAAATTTGAGTTCTGGAGCAGAATCTTTGCAGAAGTCCAAGTTGGTATCTCTTGAAAGGCCTAAACTTGGAAATATGATGTTTGATCTGCTTTCTGCGAAAACTCAAAGGTACAAAAAGAACACTCAACAGTTTGTTATACAGAATCTCACGATAGTATAT of the Brassica rapa cultivar Chiifu-401-42 chromosome A03, CAAS_Brap_v3.01, whole genome shotgun sequence genome contains:
- the LOC103860995 gene encoding uncharacterized protein At4g18490 isoform X1 — translated: MSPPAKKSSTEAKEKDLILDNDMEKDTWSFKSMADDPMDFAFGSPANKKKNAFKLDMGFDFDGDFGNSSSFKMDMPDFDFSSPAKKTTKAKESPGDKSSGDLKQKKNPFHFSYDFDALDDFNLDSSPPKKGTKTTTKVMDFEEIDKSGSLDFGHDSPITRQAASVSNTDVKEKASAEKENLNSKTTDTMVVESSAHSKQATEERMENSEAVESPQGLRIKTSTTHTMCLQPQSVDASPLKTSCVMLEDTDDPCLSNETAAPSPLHASETTHTAANREISPDINEICRSSSKEDSPRDPEQNANKDMISAMDTSYEKAEQTKPSISSQLCLDKMDWQQEEMGIGTQAEKQDHTRRTSSDPDHGHPQTTLSGKISPSSRQSQAAQVQDSSGKLPLDTSHSVPGLSDLKITQNKDSGLIRSKFFKKTEKPQSHVLKSSLTQTESRPVTREKIAVNMNLTNDRRHDIQDVLPGSKTRTCPVELVKTDSEIANVNSISRSHKKIIHKDHSNVKTAENVAAQLDHLKMQSKNTTREKSILQINISSKLDASSLTQKLSKNLSSGAESLQKSKLVSLERPKLGNMMFDLLSAKTQRTIGVTKDQSSSFVQPVVNSTTGKERNTEASVKRGSETHHLAPRDKTQLLDYPSSLKRKALDEDADRSLKPQLKRFSMSPRENRNAEDLTHRVAQGKFSSQESRIDNNTTKELVGKSPRSTSHHQMGNMANLEIPVTENSDNIEKAEAYTKELESICNTLKKKHEEAKELLVRAIVNNNKLLMLNHPLHEDKIRMIQKFAAKLSLRDTQTTTVA
- the LOC103860995 gene encoding uncharacterized protein At4g18490 isoform X3 yields the protein MGFDFDGDFGNSSSFKMDMPDFDFSSPAKKTTKAKESPGDKSSGDLKQKKNPFHFSYDFDALDDFNLDSSPPKKGTKTTTKVMDFEEIDKSGSLDFGHDSPITRQAASVSNTDVKEKASAEKENLNSKTTDTMVVESSAHSKQATEERMENSEAVESPQGLRIKTSTTHTMCLQPQSVDASPLKTSCVMLEDTDDPCLSNETAAPSPLHASETTHTAANREISPDINEICRSSSKEDSPRDPEQNANKDMISAMDTSYEKAEQTKPSISSQLCLDKMDWQQEEMGIGTQAEKQDHTRRTSSDPDHGHPQTTLSGKISPSSRQSQAAQVQDSSGKLPLDTSHSVPGLSDLKITQNKDSGLIRSKFFKKTEKPQSHVLKSSLTQTESRPVTREKIAVNMNLTNDRRHDIQDVLPGSKTRTCPVELVKTDSEIANVNSISRSHKKIIHKDHSNVKTAENVAAQLDHLKMQSKNTTREKSILQINISSKLDASSLTQKLSKNLSSGAESLQKSKLVSLERPKLGNMMFDLLSAKTQRTIGVTKDQSSSFVQPVVNSTTGKERNTEASVKRGSETHHLAPRDKTQLLDYPSSLKRKALDEDADRSLKPQLKRFSMSPRENRNAEDLTHRVAQGKFSSQESRIDNNTTKELVGKSPRSTSHHQMGNMANLEIPVTENSDNIEKAEAYTKELESICNTLKKKHEEAKELLVRAIVNNNKLLMLNHPLHEDKIRMIQKFAAKLSLRDTQTTTVA
- the LOC103860995 gene encoding uncharacterized protein At4g18490 isoform X2 — its product is MSPPAKKSSTEAKEKDLILDNDMEKDTWSFKSMADDPMDFAFGSPANKKKNAFKLDMGFDFDGDFGNSSSFKMDMPDFDFSSPAKKTTKAKESPGDKSSGDLKQKKNPFHFSYDFDALDDFNLDSSPPKKGTKTTTKVMDFEEIDKSGSLDFGHDSPITRQAASVSNTDVKEKASAEKENLNSKTTDTMVVESSAHSKQATEERMENSEAVESPQGLRIKTSTTHTMCLQPQSVDASPLKTSCVMLEDTDDPCLSNETAAPSPLHASETTHTAANREISPDINEICRSSSKEDSPRDPEQNANKDMISAMDTSYEKAEQTKPSISSQLCLDKMDWQQEEMGIGTQAEKQDHTRRTSSDPDHGHPQTTLSGKISPSSRQSQAAQVQDSSGKLPLDTSHSVPGLSDLKITQNKDSGLIRSKFFKKTEKPQSHVLKSSLTQTESRPVTREKIAVNMNLTNDRRHDIQDVLPGSKTRTCPVELVKTDSEIANVNSIRSHKKIIHKDHSNVKTAENVAAQLDHLKMQSKNTTREKSILQINISSKLDASSLTQKLSKNLSSGAESLQKSKLVSLERPKLGNMMFDLLSAKTQRTIGVTKDQSSSFVQPVVNSTTGKERNTEASVKRGSETHHLAPRDKTQLLDYPSSLKRKALDEDADRSLKPQLKRFSMSPRENRNAEDLTHRVAQGKFSSQESRIDNNTTKELVGKSPRSTSHHQMGNMANLEIPVTENSDNIEKAEAYTKELESICNTLKKKHEEAKELLVRAIVNNNKLLMLNHPLHEDKIRMIQKFAAKLSLRDTQTTTVA